Within bacterium, the genomic segment GATGGGATCTTCACCGGGGAAGTGATGCGGCCGCTCTGCTTCGGAGAGGGCAAGCGGGAGGCTGGAGAAACCCTCGCCACACGGCACGACCTCGATCTGGAAGAGAGTTTCTTCTACACGGACAGCATCGATGATCTCCCGTTGATGGAGGTCGTCGGAAAACCCTGTCCGTTGAATCCGGACCGGCAGCTGGCGCAAATCGCCAAGGAACGCGGCTGGCCGGTTCGGCGCTTCCACAGCCGCGGCGCTCCCGGCGGCGAAGAGATGCTGCGAACAGCACTCGCCTATGGAAGCCTCCTGCCGTCGTTCGCGATCGGCGCCACGGTCGGATTATTGAACAACTCGAAGCGCGAGGCCTTCAATGTGGCCGGCTCCATGTGGAGCGATCTGGCGATGTCGCTTTCGGGCATCGACCTGCGCGTGGAAGGCGAAGAACATCTCTGGTCTCATCGGCCGGCGGTCTTCATCTTCAATCACCAGAGCGCGATTGATGCGGTGCTGATGATGAAGCTGGTCCGCCGCGATGTGACAGGCGTCGGGAAGAAGGAGCTTCAAACTGATCCCGTGATGGGGACGTTGGGCAGGCTCGCCGGCACCGTATTCATCGATCGCGCGGATTCGGCGAAGGCGATCGAAGCGCTGAAGCCGGCGGTCGAAGCGCTGAAGCAGGGGCAGTCTCTACTGATTGCGCCCGAGGGCACACGTTCTCCGACACCGCGCCTCGGTCGCTTCAAGAAGGGTGCTTTCCATATGGCCATGCAGGCAGGTGTGCCGATCGTGCCGGTCGTCTTCCGGAACGCGCTCGATGCCTTGCCCAAGGATGGCCTCGTGATGCGCCCGTCGGTGGTCGAGGCCGTGGTCTTGCCTCCGGTCGAGACCCGTGATTGGACGCGTGAGAGCCTCGACGATGAGATCGAGGCG encodes:
- a CDS encoding HAD-IB family hydrolase, whose protein sequence is MVLHDRLLREVRKAPEGPKVGAFFDVDRTLVAGFSATAFYRERLLSGRMTPKEMVDTIRGTAGFVLGRTGFSGLVGAATTAYRGLSEKSMQEIGQEVFEKHLVTSIYPESRALLRAHREKGHTIAIISSATPYQVDPIARELEVEHVMCTRLEVEDGIFTGEVMRPLCFGEGKREAGETLATRHDLDLEESFFYTDSIDDLPLMEVVGKPCPLNPDRQLAQIAKERGWPVRRFHSRGAPGGEEMLRTALAYGSLLPSFAIGATVGLLNNSKREAFNVAGSMWSDLAMSLSGIDLRVEGEEHLWSHRPAVFIFNHQSAIDAVLMMKLVRRDVTGVGKKELQTDPVMGTLGRLAGTVFIDRADSAKAIEALKPAVEALKQGQSLLIAPEGTRSPTPRLGRFKKGAFHMAMQAGVPIVPVVFRNALDALPKDGLVMRPSVVEAVVLPPVETRDWTRESLDDEIEAVRDAYLEILEG